Sequence from the Primulina huaijiensis isolate GDHJ02 chromosome 16, ASM1229523v2, whole genome shotgun sequence genome:
tttcatggatgacccaaataagagttGTCTGACACAACACGACCcgacaagtttttgtcaatattTATATACAACATGGCTGTTTATTTATCTAAATCTTGTGTtagattcatgaagatgtatagatttgtataaaaattaatttttttggtggTGAGATAATAATTTCTGGAAAActtgtatataatattttttagagattttatttatttatttagatatGATACGATAATCCATCTtcgttatttttttaatgtatatttAATAAACGTATGGGTTAATGTGGTATATTTATCCAAAAAAATCATATTGTATAAATCATGTGTGTTATatttatccaaaaaaatattgttaaaaatattgattattaaTAAAACTTTCACATACTCCACGAATTTGGTCTGAAATTATGGTTGGGATTGTATTTATTGATTGTTTGTGTATTTTTTGCGGGTTCAATTCCCTATGAATCTTGTAACCTCCCCAGCAGAAATCTTTAATTCACGTTTTATTAGCGTCTTTAAGTATACAAActcattttcataataataatttaaattttaaagtgaatgtgaaaataataattatttttattctaaTTGTCACACGTtcctaaaaattttcttaaatttgatttcttttcttaatattttttttttaaaaaaattagactttatGTAATAATTGTTCATAATCGTTAAAACACTTGTGTCGATGTACgtacggtttaaaatattagagttaTACCGTAACAACATAGCAAGGTCATGAATTAGATTCTCCTTAATTGTAAGAATTACAATCATTGAAAGAGACTTTGCTGAGTGAAATTATTATCTTGAGTGGATAGAGCTATCGAAACGTGACATTTGAGCTGATTTACCCAGGCGGTGCGAAAGTTAAGCTATGTGGACTGGCTCAGTACGGCAATCTTGTTGGGGTCACCATTGGATACACAATCACTGCATCAATTAGTATGGTGTAAGCAATTTTCTTGTTCTGATAATATACACATAAAGAAGAATTGAGTGATTTCATTATTTATACAAATTGTTGTTAACTTTTCCTAGtatatataacttttttttaaaaaaaattatagggcGGTGAAGAAGTCGAATTGTTTCCATAGACACGGGCACGATCACGTAGCGTGCTCGATATCGAACAACCCATTCATGATCATATTTGCAGCAATTCAAGTAGTTCTTAGCCAGATACCAAATTTCCACAAGCTATGGTGGCTCTCAATCGTGGCAGCAATAATGTCATTTGCTTATTCCACCATTGGAGTTGGCCTCTCAATTGCTAAGGTTGCAGGTAAAAGTTACACTTGTATATAGAAACAACATTTGACCAGTCCCAGCATGTCGATATCTGGTTCGTATAATAATCGAAATATGATGCTTGAATTGcgttttaattttagttatatTATAACTATTCATGTATGTATGTTGAtttgttttaagttttagtttCTCGAGTAGTCAAAAGTATGGTCGTAGTCCAtaaaattggattttttttgcTTTTCGACCTTTTTCGCCTGAGTGTTTATATAGTGGCGGTCATATATAAACAATANcataataattattttaacccgtgaaaaagtattatttttatgtaaaaagtGTTCCATTTAGAGTATGAATCAAGATAtgtttggtttaattgattaaattaaaatattacaaatatcatggttaatgtaattttttatgtttttagaaTATCTAGAATAAACTAAACTTTTGCACTAATCCTcataatcatgcaataaattagactaaattacatatttattcttgactttttttttggacaatcttaAATTAATAATGATTAGTAACCAAATGGATCGGTTGATATTAACGATGGGACTACAAAAAAGAATGTGGAGATAATGCtagtgtattatttttttacatatttattattGACAATAAATGTTTGtaataatatgatttatttgtgGTTGAGATTTAATTTATAAGTAAATAGATTAATTATTTCTGCCAAACGAGGGTAATTAAAATGGTAATATTTACTTCGAATTGTAAGTgttgattttcattttttagtATTCTGACATTATTTCTATGTATTtgcaatattataattttttttataaaaaaaaaatcaaaatatggaTTGTCATGCAAACTTTTAATGTTAATTTTCAGGACACATTAAAATCAGATCCCCCAGAGAACAAGGTAATGAAGAAGGCTTCATTTGTGGGAGTATCGACCACAACCCTGTTCTACATGTTGTGCAGCTGCGCCGGGTACGCCGCCTTCGGAAACAACGCACCTGGCAATTTCCTCACCGGTTTCGGGTTTTATGAACCTTTTTGGTTGATAGATTTAGCCAATATTTGCATTGCCATTCACCTCTTAGGCGCTTATCAGGTAAAATTCCAGAAAAATTCAGATACAgtacgtaaaaatattttattgattgatttttttttaaaaaaaatacaagacaTGACTATAAAACATGTCATGTCGAAATGAAATTCTTGACAGTTTGGTTAAATCTTGAAACAGGTCTTTGCGCAACCAGTATTCGGGTTCGTGGAGAAACTGTGCAGTGAGAAATGGCCGGAAAACAAGTTCATCACAACAGAACATGCGATATACATCCCATTAGTCGGGCCATACAACATCAACTTCTGTCGTCTGGTGTGGCGCACGGTGTACGTTATATTTACCGCCGTGGTTGCCATGATATTCCCATTTTTCAATGATTTCTTGGGCTTGATCGGGGCGGCGACCTTCTATCCGTTGACCGTATACTTTCCGATAGAAATCTACATAGCACAAGCCAAGATACCGAAATATTCCTTCAAATGGATATGCCTAAAGATACTGAATTGTGCTTGCTTGTTGGTGTCTCTGGTCGGAGCTGCTGGATCCATACAAGGGCTTGCGCAAGATGTCAAGACATACAAGCCTTTCCAAACTCAGTCATGAGTCTTTTGtactaatatatttttataatatttggacTTTGATTTCATGCATGGATGTTAATGTTAAGTTAcagaatttttaattttgaattacGTCCCTAAATTGTCAATGTAAAACGAACGGATGTACAAAACAAAAAAGTCCCGACAATCCACACTAAAACAAATTCCACAAATAGTTGATCCACATAAAAAAAGACAGATAATCTATCCACTTGCAAAAACTAGGATTGTTTGCATTAGTTTTCAGTTCGGTTCTACATCAAATACCAAACGAAAAGTCTAGGAATCATGTCCATGTGACCGATGACAAAAGATCGATAACTTAGCCAAAACCATTGCTCCCTCCCAACCCCAAAGTATTACCAATTTTAAGTAAAGCCTCCAAATTTTTGACAAGAAAGATGCAGGAAAGGCTTGCCAAAAACAAACTTTGTGATAAGAGCATTTTTTTGCAGTAAGAGGAGAAACTCCATAATTTCACTGATCAAGATCCTTCAGTCTCAGTCATGACAAAAGCTTGAATGAGACTCTGTGCAGCGTTTGTCTGCTCGGGCGTCCCAgatattttaatcatggtttCTGTTGCTCCAGGCATTGAATCAGAAATGGTTATTTTAGCTTCGGATATCTGGAAGGACAATAAACTAGGTTATTGTGAACGAAGTGAACCtagtatttataaaatcaaatactAAAAACAATCATGCTCAAAGATGCAAACAAATTTAACCCAAacatttatttgattatttactTTTTCTTCCTGATCACTGCAATTACTATGACTATGCTTAGAGAGGACCCTAATTTCTAAAGAGTTTCGAGAACAACCCTCCCGAGGCCTTATTCACAAATAGCACACAACACAACTTGAGAGGAATCCAAAGGATGCATGTAATCTAAAGGAGCTTAAGGAATTCGGGTCaagcaaatatatataaaaataatgtggGAAACACAGGCAGTATTAACGTGCACACCTCAAGAATTTGTCTCAGACATCCACCATCCTCTCCATAGATTGCAGGAACAACAAAGCGAGGCACAACTACTTCCATACTCGTACTTGTGATAATAGCTGGTTGATGTCCTCTACATTAgtgaataaaaaatctaaattaaaaCCCACAAGAACTTAGGCAAGTAACTTATTTGTGACAATCTAGAAGGACAAACCCTGGAAATCCACCAAGTCTTCTCGGAGGGGCTCCTGGATACTCTGGGAATCCCATAGAACCAGGTCCCTGCACAACAGGAAAGCAAGAACATGAACAAGTTCCGTGGAACATCATTGCAAATGAATAACCGTACTCCAaggcaaaaaaataataatttaagttTCCGTTCAATAACTTAAATGCAAATTGAATGATTGGAAAAGGTAAAGTTCTATCTTGCAAGTTTGAAACAAAGATATGACTTACCCACGGTCTGGGAAAATCATGTGCAAAAGGTGGGTGATCGTCAAGCGGATCAAAACCACCATGTGGAGGCCGACCACCGGGACCATCAAAATTGTTAAATGGTGGACCTCTAGCAGAAAATGACCCAGGAGGTGAAAACTCCCTCCTTCCCATGTATGATGGAAACGGAGGCACTCGGTCCATAAACGGAGGATTAGGAGGGTGACTTAGTGGTGGAAATGCATCTCGAAAAAAATGATTTCTCAACCTTGTTGTTATTTGCAATAGAGCTTCTTGAACAACTTCAAGGTCCCCATTTACCTATACAACAATTAATGCAAGGAAAACACCTGAAAAAAATCCTTTTCTTCATGGTATTATAACACAGATGTAAGATACTAACATATTATACCACATCCACATCACAATATAACAAGAACATGATATGCAACTCTCAAGAAATGGCAGCTCAAATCTCAACATCATGCATGCAGTTATACCTGAACTACTTCTTCATTTTCTGAAGCACAGTCCGGGATCTGGTCTTTACCCAATATACGGATATAAGCTCCAGTTGACTTCCTCATCTCAGAAATAACAGAGCCACCCTTTCCAAGGAGACAACCAATTTGATTAGAGGCGACAAGGAGTTTGGCTATCATAACTTTCTCTTTGTTCTCAGGGGCGGCTCTAAATATTCTGGATTGTACTTGAAGTAGTGCCTCTTGGGGGGCAGATATTCCATCATTGGGGTGCTGCATTTAACAGAGCTCAAAGGTCGCAATTTATTAACAAATACCAACTGTTAAAAGTGGCAGATAAAAAGAACACAAAaacaaagtttaaaaaaatcatacagCTGGGCCAGATATAACTATTATGCGATCCTCTGAATCACCCACACCATCGAGGACCTTGATCTCACAACCAGTTTCATGTTGGAGTGTCTTAACTATAGAACCTCCCTTTCCAATTATCCCGCCTACCTTCTCACTGTTACACAACAACCGGAAGCTCAGGATTTCAGGAGGAAGATTCATTCTGCCAGGAATACTGACCCCAGCATCATGAAATCCATGAGAAAATGGTGGTCCATGTCCATGAAATGGATGGTTGGAAGATGGGAATCTTTCCTGCCTAGAAAGACCAGAGGAATGAGATGACGGACCACCACCATCGGCCAAAAGAGAGTCCTCATCACGAAGAAAACTATGAAGCAATTGTT
This genomic interval carries:
- the LOC140961057 gene encoding amino acid permease 6-like yields the protein MRTLVTASAHIVTAVIGSGVLSLAWGIAQLGWVAGPAVLMAFSITTFFTSILLADSYRAPGPMHGVRNYTYMDVVRAHLGGAKVKLCGLAQYGNLVGVTIGYTITASISMVAVKKSNCFHRHGHDHVACSISNNPFMIIFAAIQVVLSQIPNFHKLWWLSIVAAIMSFAYSTIGVGLSIAKVAVLVSRYSDIISMYLQYYNFFYKKKIKIWIVMQTFNVNFQDTLKSDPPENKVMKKASFVGVSTTTLFYMLCSCAGYAAFGNNAPGNFLTGFGFYEPFWLIDLANICIAIHLLGAYQVFAQPVFGFVEKLCSEKWPENKFITTEHAIYIPLVGPYNINFCRLVWRTVYVIFTAVVAMIFPFFNDFLGLIGAATFYPLTVYFPIEIYIAQAKIPKYSFKWICLKILNCACLLVSLVGAAGSIQGLAQDVKTYKPFQTQS
- the LOC140961431 gene encoding RNA-binding KH domain-containing protein RCF3-like; translation: MTPSKRPHELSLSEVDVRRKWRKSAAVGSDHAPSRGSSARHIIRFLFPASKIGAVIGKGGSNIAEIRQETGAMVHVEEIMPGCDERVIVIAGSDKDKDKDKDKNNEVVSEQVKAEGEETKITELGDNPDGEQTKIPDSGDNPDEHGETDEDKLSVPVDHSPSEKENETSTVQKALLVVFDKMIDGFPGTGEESNKQASSVVRLLVFSSQVGCLLGKAGTVIKQMSSESGAQIRILPKDKLPSCASSFDELVQISGNIDAVRKALQSVSQQLLHSFLRDEDSLLADGGGPSSHSSGLSRQERFPSSNHPFHGHGPPFSHGFHDAGVSIPGRMNLPPEILSFRLLCNSEKVGGIIGKGGSIVKTLQHETGCEIKVLDGVGDSEDRIIVISGPAHPNDGISAPQEALLQVQSRIFRAAPENKEKVMIAKLLVASNQIGCLLGKGGSVISEMRKSTGAYIRILGKDQIPDCASENEEVVQVNGDLEVVQEALLQITTRLRNHFFRDAFPPLSHPPNPPFMDRVPPFPSYMGRREFSPPGSFSARGPPFNNFDGPGGRPPHGGFDPLDDHPPFAHDFPRPWGPGSMGFPEYPGAPPRRLGGFPGGHQPAIITSTSMEVVVPRFVVPAIYGEDGGCLRQILEISEAKITISDSMPGATETMIKISGTPEQTNAAQSLIQAFVMTETEGS